Proteins from a genomic interval of Triplophysa dalaica isolate WHDGS20190420 chromosome 13, ASM1584641v1, whole genome shotgun sequence:
- the LOC130434599 gene encoding GDP-L-fucose synthase-like isoform X2, producing MRVLVTGGSGLVGRAIERVLKEEGEAREGEEWIFLSSKDANLINAEETTAIFQKHRPTHVIHLAAMVGGVYKHIRQKLDFWRNNIRINDNVLHASHEVGVVKVVSCLSTCIFPDKTTYPIDETMIHNGPPHESNFGYGYAKRMIDVHNRACFQQYGRRYTAGIPTNIFGPHDSFNIEDCHVLPGLIHKTYLAKKEGKALEVWGSGRPLRQFIYSLDLARLFLWVLREYDEVEPIILSVGEEDEVSIKDTAEAVVEAFGFQNDVIYDTSKTDGQFKKTASNAKLRKYLPDFKFTPFKTAVKETCDWFEANYDIARK from the exons ATGCGTGTGTTGGTGACGGGTGGTAGCGGGCTGGTCGGCCGAGCGATCGAGCGGGTGCTAAAGGAGGAGGGTGAAGCAAGAGAAGGAGAGGAGTGGATATTCCTGTCATCCAAAGATGCCAATCTCAT AAACGCTGAAGAGACGACAGCAATCTTTCAGAAGCATCGTCCGACACACGTCATTCATTTGGCCGCTATGGTGGGTGGAGTCTACAAACACATAAGACAGAAACTGGACTTCTGG AGAAATAACATTCGGATCAATGACAACGTGCTGCATGCATCTCATGAGGTCGGGGTGGTGAAGGTGGTGTCCTGTCTGTCCACATGTATCTTCCCTGATAAAACAACTTATCCCATCGACGAGACTATG ATCCACAACGGTCCTCCTCATGAGTCTAATTTTGGATATGGGTATGCCAAACGCATGATTGATGTCCACAACAG GGCGTGTTTTCAGCAGTACGGACGCCGGTACACCGCTGGGATCCCGACCAACATATTCGGACCTCACGACAGCTTCAATATTGAAGACTGTCACGTGCTTCCTGGACTGATTCACAAGACATACCTGGCAAAGA AGGAAGGGAAAGCGCTGGAGGTTTGGGGCTCCGGTCGTCCCCTGCGCCAGTTCATCTACTCACTGGATCTGGCTCGTCTGTTTCTCTGGGTTCTGAGGGAATATGATGAGGTGGAACCCATCATACTGTCAG TGGGGGAAGAGGACGAGGTGTCCATCAAAGATACTGCAGAGGCTGTGGTCGAAGCGTTTGGCTTCCAGAATGATGTCATT TATGACACCAGTAAAACAGACGGTCAGTTCAAGAAAACCGCCAGTAACGCCAAGCTTCGCAAATACCTGCCAGACTTCAAATTTACACCGTTTAAAACAG CCGTCAAGGAGACGTGTGATTGGTTTGAGGCCAATTATGACATCGCCAGGAAATGA
- the pycr3 gene encoding pyrroline-5-carboxylate reductase 3, whose translation MMNLSHQTNDSQMIQDDQTEVTSQMKIGFIGAGNMAFGIAQGILTSGKVSPTNMIVSAPSMNNLPRFQERGVAITQVNEEVVEKSVVVFLAVKPHLVRRVLYEISRCVTQQHIIVSMAAGVTIATLEELLPAETRVIRMMPNLPCVLMEGALILTSGSCAGEKEETLLKNLLSPCGLVEAGPEHWIDAHTGLSGSGVAFVYVFAEAMAEGAVKMGMPGALAQRIAAQTILGAGLLLRDTGKLPAELKGEVCTPGGTTIHGLHALERSGMRAAVMGAVEAATERARELGKK comes from the exons ATGATGAATTTATCTCATCAGACTAATGATTCACAGATGATTCAAGAT GATCAGACTGAAGTGACGTCTCAGATGAAGATCGGATTCATTGGTGCGGGGAATATGGCGTTTGGGATAGCTCAGGGAATCCTGACATCAG GGAAGGTTTCCCCCACTAATATGATTGTTAGTGCTCCGTCTATGAATAACCTTCCTCGCTTTCAG GAGAGAGGTGTTGCTATAACTCAAGTGAATGAAGAGGTCGTAGAGAAGTCTGTTGTGGTCTTCCTTGCCGTCAAACCTCACCTCGTTCGAAGGGTCCTGTATGAAATCTCGCGCTGCGTCACCCAGCAACACATCATCGTTTCCATGGCAGCCGGAGTCACTATAGCAACACTTGAGGAG CTGCTGCCCGCTGAAACCCGTGTGATTCGCATGATGCCAAATCTTCCCTGCGTGCTGATGGAAGGAGCGCTGATCCTCACCTCTGGCTCATGTGCAGGAGAGAAGGAGGAGACTCTTTTGAAGAACCTCCTCAGCCCGTGTGGATTGGTGGAGGCGGGGCCTGAGCACTGGATCGACGCCCACACAGGCTTGAGTGGCAGCGGTGTTGCGTTT GTGTATGTGTTTGCGGAAGCTATGGCAGAAGGGGCTGTTAAAATGGGAATGCCGGGCGCTTTGGCTCAACGTATTGCAGCACAAACCATTCTG GGAGCTGGATTGTTACTGCGTGATACCGGCAAGTTGCCTGCGGAGCTGAAAGGTGAGGTGTGCACACCTGGAGGAACCACGATACACGGCCTCCACGCGCTGGAGAGGAGCGGCATGAGAGCGGCTGTCATGGGAGCCGTAGAGGCGGCCACTGAAAGAGCAAGAGAACTCGGGAAAAAATAG
- the eef1db gene encoding eukaryotic translation elongation factor 1 delta b (guanine nucleotide exchange protein) isoform X1 produces the protein MTHLTFNVITNMRVINSLVPCCSSCLLCLFTLLYKKMRQRGSRNSASNRTNSTEGQSGAGCLSKAALQGLQSECAAVWFDRAAFERAESLYHIRLLERQNGSMTPTSSSPKNEDACHHGDQAAVRVNKASFHHAERRFTERSLDQPIAPRSLQLHPSQPPCDEGYQSQTPTPPTPASRPINGTSSSLMGVWLQKPLYDNAETSYYQNLYASNVPKPENNNKRSNSKRRNGAGAKKAKSAACNQQNCDDVPTGNGGVRYNFLHADSERVWLDRGCYAEVETRFHDGTAARTVKMSRNDSSGSRKKMSVSDCFAQERIWFDKPRYDEAERQFYERLNGPAQQKQDTGANMILQDIARARENIQKSLAGLKTTLQPNRGSSHKISNPSHSFSPSGGPSAADYGELTARLKSLELENQSLHKVVGGLRSALSKMESRVSVLEKRTTTPTVNGTATVHKSTPAPQKAAAAPVKEDDEDDIDLFGSDEEVDEEAERLKEQRLQEYATKKAKKPALIAKSSILLDVKPWDDETNMSTLEECVRSVQVDGLLWGASKLVPVGYGIKKLQINCVVEDDKVGTDFLEEEITKFEDYIQSVDVAAFNKI, from the exons ATGACACACCTCACCTTTAATGTAATAACCAACATGCGTGTTATTAATTCTCTAGTTCCCTGTTGCTCTTCTTGTCTTCTCTGTTTATTTACCCTCCTTTACAAGAAAATGCGTCAAAGAGGCTCCCGGAATTCTGCTTCGAATCGCACCAATTCCACCGAAGGCCAGTCGGGTGCTGGCTGTTTGTCCAAAGCTGCCCTACAGGGTCTACAGTCAGAATGTGCCGCCGTGTGGTTTGACCGCGCCGCCTTCGAGCGAGCAGAAAGCTTGTACCACATCCGACTGCTGGAACGTCAGAACGGCAGCATGACCCCCACGAGCTCTTCCCCCAAAAACGAAGACGCATGTCACCATGGAGACCAAGCGGCCGTTAGGGTCAATAAAGCCAGCTTTCACCACGCCGAGAGGCGTTTTACGGAACGCTCTCTGGATCAACCGATCGCTCCGAGATCTCTTCAGCTGCACCCTTCCCAGCCTCCATGCGACGAGGGCTACCAGTCACAAACGCCGACCCCTCCCACACCCGCTTCAAGACCAATCAACGGTACCTCGTCATCCCTAATGGGGGTGTGGCTGCAGAAGCCGCTTTATGACAACGCCGAGACATCTTATTACCAGAACCTGTACGCTTCAAACGTCCCAAAGccagaaaacaacaacaagcgCTCCAACTCCAAGCGGCGAAATGGTGCCGGCGCCAAGAAGGCGAAATCCGCTGCTTGCAACCAGCAGAATTGCGATGACGTCCCCACCGGTAACGGAGGAGTGCGATATAATTTCCTGCATGCGGACAGCGAAAGGGTGTGGCTAGATCGTGGTTGCTATGCGGAGGTGGAGACTAGGTTCCACGATGGAACTGCGGCCCGAACCGTCAAAATGTCTAGAAACGATTCTAGCGGGTCTCGCAAGAA aatgtCTGTGTCGGACTGTTTTGCACAGGAGAGGATTTGGTTTGATAAGCCGCGTTACGATGAAGCTGAGCGTCAGTTTTACGAGAGGCTCAATGGACCCGCGCAACAAAAGCAG GACACTGGGGCTAACATGATTCTTCAGGACATTGCTAGGGCACGAGAGAACATCCAGAAATCTCTGGCAGGG CTGAAGACCACCTTGCAGCCAAATAGAGGCTCCTCCCATAAAATATCAAACCCCTCCCACAGCTTCTCTCCT AGCGGAGGTCCCAGCGCTGCCGATTATGGAGAACTCACAGCACGCTTGAAGAGTCTGGAACTGGAGAACCAGAGTCTTCacaaag TGGTGGGCGGTCTGCGTTCTGCTCTCAGTAAGATGGAGAGCCGTGTGTCAGTGCTGGAGAAGAGAACCACAACACCCACCGTTAACGGAACCGCTACTGTCCATAAATCCACTCCAGCTCCTCAGAAAGCCGCCGCTGCTCCGGTGAAAGAGGACGATGAGGATGACATCGATCTGTTCGGCAGCGATGAAGAGGTTGATGAAGAGGCAGAGAGGCTGAAAGAACAGCGGCTGCAGGAGTACGCGACCAAGAAAGCCAAAAAACCCGCTCTCATTGCCAAATCCTCTATCCTGTTGGACGTCAAACCT TGGGACGATGAGACCAACATGTCAACGCTGGAGGAGTGCGTGCGATCGGTACAGGTGGATGGGCTGCTGTGGGGGGCGTCTAAACTCGTTCCGGTCGGTTACGGCATCAAGAAGCTGCAGATCAACTGCGTGGTAGAGGACGATAAAGTCGGCACAGACTTCCTAGAGGAGGAGATCACCAAGTTTGAGGACTAC ATTCAGAGCGTGGACGTCGCGGCTTTCAACAAGATCTAA
- the eef1db gene encoding eukaryotic translation elongation factor 1 delta b (guanine nucleotide exchange protein) isoform X2, with the protein MTHLTFNVITNMRVINSLVPCCSSCLLCLFTLLYKKMRQRGSRNSASNRTNSTEGQSGAGCLSKAALQGLQSECAAVWFDRAAFERAESLYHIRLLERQNGSMTPTSSSPKNEDACHHGDQAAVRVNKASFHHAERRFTERSLDQPIAPRSLQLHPSQPPCDEGYQSQTPTPPTPASRPINGTSSSLMGVWLQKPLYDNAETSYYQNLYASNVPKPENNNKRSNSKRRNGAGAKKAKSAACNQQNCDDVPTGNGGVRYNFLHADSERVWLDRGCYAEVETRFHDGTAARTVKMSRNDSSGSRKKMSVSDCFAQERIWFDKPRYDEAERQFYERLNGPAQQKQDTGANMILQDIARARENIQKSLAGSGGPSAADYGELTARLKSLELENQSLHKVVGGLRSALSKMESRVSVLEKRTTTPTVNGTATVHKSTPAPQKAAAAPVKEDDEDDIDLFGSDEEVDEEAERLKEQRLQEYATKKAKKPALIAKSSILLDVKPWDDETNMSTLEECVRSVQVDGLLWGASKLVPVGYGIKKLQINCVVEDDKVGTDFLEEEITKFEDYIQSVDVAAFNKI; encoded by the exons ATGACACACCTCACCTTTAATGTAATAACCAACATGCGTGTTATTAATTCTCTAGTTCCCTGTTGCTCTTCTTGTCTTCTCTGTTTATTTACCCTCCTTTACAAGAAAATGCGTCAAAGAGGCTCCCGGAATTCTGCTTCGAATCGCACCAATTCCACCGAAGGCCAGTCGGGTGCTGGCTGTTTGTCCAAAGCTGCCCTACAGGGTCTACAGTCAGAATGTGCCGCCGTGTGGTTTGACCGCGCCGCCTTCGAGCGAGCAGAAAGCTTGTACCACATCCGACTGCTGGAACGTCAGAACGGCAGCATGACCCCCACGAGCTCTTCCCCCAAAAACGAAGACGCATGTCACCATGGAGACCAAGCGGCCGTTAGGGTCAATAAAGCCAGCTTTCACCACGCCGAGAGGCGTTTTACGGAACGCTCTCTGGATCAACCGATCGCTCCGAGATCTCTTCAGCTGCACCCTTCCCAGCCTCCATGCGACGAGGGCTACCAGTCACAAACGCCGACCCCTCCCACACCCGCTTCAAGACCAATCAACGGTACCTCGTCATCCCTAATGGGGGTGTGGCTGCAGAAGCCGCTTTATGACAACGCCGAGACATCTTATTACCAGAACCTGTACGCTTCAAACGTCCCAAAGccagaaaacaacaacaagcgCTCCAACTCCAAGCGGCGAAATGGTGCCGGCGCCAAGAAGGCGAAATCCGCTGCTTGCAACCAGCAGAATTGCGATGACGTCCCCACCGGTAACGGAGGAGTGCGATATAATTTCCTGCATGCGGACAGCGAAAGGGTGTGGCTAGATCGTGGTTGCTATGCGGAGGTGGAGACTAGGTTCCACGATGGAACTGCGGCCCGAACCGTCAAAATGTCTAGAAACGATTCTAGCGGGTCTCGCAAGAA aatgtCTGTGTCGGACTGTTTTGCACAGGAGAGGATTTGGTTTGATAAGCCGCGTTACGATGAAGCTGAGCGTCAGTTTTACGAGAGGCTCAATGGACCCGCGCAACAAAAGCAG GACACTGGGGCTAACATGATTCTTCAGGACATTGCTAGGGCACGAGAGAACATCCAGAAATCTCTGGCAGGG AGCGGAGGTCCCAGCGCTGCCGATTATGGAGAACTCACAGCACGCTTGAAGAGTCTGGAACTGGAGAACCAGAGTCTTCacaaag TGGTGGGCGGTCTGCGTTCTGCTCTCAGTAAGATGGAGAGCCGTGTGTCAGTGCTGGAGAAGAGAACCACAACACCCACCGTTAACGGAACCGCTACTGTCCATAAATCCACTCCAGCTCCTCAGAAAGCCGCCGCTGCTCCGGTGAAAGAGGACGATGAGGATGACATCGATCTGTTCGGCAGCGATGAAGAGGTTGATGAAGAGGCAGAGAGGCTGAAAGAACAGCGGCTGCAGGAGTACGCGACCAAGAAAGCCAAAAAACCCGCTCTCATTGCCAAATCCTCTATCCTGTTGGACGTCAAACCT TGGGACGATGAGACCAACATGTCAACGCTGGAGGAGTGCGTGCGATCGGTACAGGTGGATGGGCTGCTGTGGGGGGCGTCTAAACTCGTTCCGGTCGGTTACGGCATCAAGAAGCTGCAGATCAACTGCGTGGTAGAGGACGATAAAGTCGGCACAGACTTCCTAGAGGAGGAGATCACCAAGTTTGAGGACTAC ATTCAGAGCGTGGACGTCGCGGCTTTCAACAAGATCTAA
- the eef1db gene encoding eukaryotic translation elongation factor 1 delta b (guanine nucleotide exchange protein) isoform X3: MRQRGSRNSASNRTNSTEGQSGAGCLSKAALQGLQSECAAVWFDRAAFERAESLYHIRLLERQNGSMTPTSSSPKNEDACHHGDQAAVRVNKASFHHAERRFTERSLDQPIAPRSLQLHPSQPPCDEGYQSQTPTPPTPASRPINGTSSSLMGVWLQKPLYDNAETSYYQNLYASNVPKPENNNKRSNSKRRNGAGAKKAKSAACNQQNCDDVPTGNGGVRYNFLHADSERVWLDRGCYAEVETRFHDGTAARTVKMSRNDSSGSRKKMSVSDCFAQERIWFDKPRYDEAERQFYERLNGPAQQKQDTGANMILQDIARARENIQKSLAGLKTTLQPNRGSSHKISNPSHSFSPSGGPSAADYGELTARLKSLELENQSLHKVVGGLRSALSKMESRVSVLEKRTTTPTVNGTATVHKSTPAPQKAAAAPVKEDDEDDIDLFGSDEEVDEEAERLKEQRLQEYATKKAKKPALIAKSSILLDVKPWDDETNMSTLEECVRSVQVDGLLWGASKLVPVGYGIKKLQINCVVEDDKVGTDFLEEEITKFEDYIQSVDVAAFNKI; the protein is encoded by the exons ATGCGTCAAAGAGGCTCCCGGAATTCTGCTTCGAATCGCACCAATTCCACCGAAGGCCAGTCGGGTGCTGGCTGTTTGTCCAAAGCTGCCCTACAGGGTCTACAGTCAGAATGTGCCGCCGTGTGGTTTGACCGCGCCGCCTTCGAGCGAGCAGAAAGCTTGTACCACATCCGACTGCTGGAACGTCAGAACGGCAGCATGACCCCCACGAGCTCTTCCCCCAAAAACGAAGACGCATGTCACCATGGAGACCAAGCGGCCGTTAGGGTCAATAAAGCCAGCTTTCACCACGCCGAGAGGCGTTTTACGGAACGCTCTCTGGATCAACCGATCGCTCCGAGATCTCTTCAGCTGCACCCTTCCCAGCCTCCATGCGACGAGGGCTACCAGTCACAAACGCCGACCCCTCCCACACCCGCTTCAAGACCAATCAACGGTACCTCGTCATCCCTAATGGGGGTGTGGCTGCAGAAGCCGCTTTATGACAACGCCGAGACATCTTATTACCAGAACCTGTACGCTTCAAACGTCCCAAAGccagaaaacaacaacaagcgCTCCAACTCCAAGCGGCGAAATGGTGCCGGCGCCAAGAAGGCGAAATCCGCTGCTTGCAACCAGCAGAATTGCGATGACGTCCCCACCGGTAACGGAGGAGTGCGATATAATTTCCTGCATGCGGACAGCGAAAGGGTGTGGCTAGATCGTGGTTGCTATGCGGAGGTGGAGACTAGGTTCCACGATGGAACTGCGGCCCGAACCGTCAAAATGTCTAGAAACGATTCTAGCGGGTCTCGCAAGAA aatgtCTGTGTCGGACTGTTTTGCACAGGAGAGGATTTGGTTTGATAAGCCGCGTTACGATGAAGCTGAGCGTCAGTTTTACGAGAGGCTCAATGGACCCGCGCAACAAAAGCAG GACACTGGGGCTAACATGATTCTTCAGGACATTGCTAGGGCACGAGAGAACATCCAGAAATCTCTGGCAGGG CTGAAGACCACCTTGCAGCCAAATAGAGGCTCCTCCCATAAAATATCAAACCCCTCCCACAGCTTCTCTCCT AGCGGAGGTCCCAGCGCTGCCGATTATGGAGAACTCACAGCACGCTTGAAGAGTCTGGAACTGGAGAACCAGAGTCTTCacaaag TGGTGGGCGGTCTGCGTTCTGCTCTCAGTAAGATGGAGAGCCGTGTGTCAGTGCTGGAGAAGAGAACCACAACACCCACCGTTAACGGAACCGCTACTGTCCATAAATCCACTCCAGCTCCTCAGAAAGCCGCCGCTGCTCCGGTGAAAGAGGACGATGAGGATGACATCGATCTGTTCGGCAGCGATGAAGAGGTTGATGAAGAGGCAGAGAGGCTGAAAGAACAGCGGCTGCAGGAGTACGCGACCAAGAAAGCCAAAAAACCCGCTCTCATTGCCAAATCCTCTATCCTGTTGGACGTCAAACCT TGGGACGATGAGACCAACATGTCAACGCTGGAGGAGTGCGTGCGATCGGTACAGGTGGATGGGCTGCTGTGGGGGGCGTCTAAACTCGTTCCGGTCGGTTACGGCATCAAGAAGCTGCAGATCAACTGCGTGGTAGAGGACGATAAAGTCGGCACAGACTTCCTAGAGGAGGAGATCACCAAGTTTGAGGACTAC ATTCAGAGCGTGGACGTCGCGGCTTTCAACAAGATCTAA
- the eef1db gene encoding eukaryotic translation elongation factor 1 delta b (guanine nucleotide exchange protein) isoform X4 — translation MSVSDCFAQERIWFDKPRYDEAERQFYERLNGPAQQKQDTGANMILQDIARARENIQKSLAGLKTTLQPNRGSSHKISNPSHSFSPSGGPSAADYGELTARLKSLELENQSLHKVVGGLRSALSKMESRVSVLEKRTTTPTVNGTATVHKSTPAPQKAAAAPVKEDDEDDIDLFGSDEEVDEEAERLKEQRLQEYATKKAKKPALIAKSSILLDVKPWDDETNMSTLEECVRSVQVDGLLWGASKLVPVGYGIKKLQINCVVEDDKVGTDFLEEEITKFEDYIQSVDVAAFNKI, via the exons atgtCTGTGTCGGACTGTTTTGCACAGGAGAGGATTTGGTTTGATAAGCCGCGTTACGATGAAGCTGAGCGTCAGTTTTACGAGAGGCTCAATGGACCCGCGCAACAAAAGCAG GACACTGGGGCTAACATGATTCTTCAGGACATTGCTAGGGCACGAGAGAACATCCAGAAATCTCTGGCAGGG CTGAAGACCACCTTGCAGCCAAATAGAGGCTCCTCCCATAAAATATCAAACCCCTCCCACAGCTTCTCTCCT AGCGGAGGTCCCAGCGCTGCCGATTATGGAGAACTCACAGCACGCTTGAAGAGTCTGGAACTGGAGAACCAGAGTCTTCacaaag TGGTGGGCGGTCTGCGTTCTGCTCTCAGTAAGATGGAGAGCCGTGTGTCAGTGCTGGAGAAGAGAACCACAACACCCACCGTTAACGGAACCGCTACTGTCCATAAATCCACTCCAGCTCCTCAGAAAGCCGCCGCTGCTCCGGTGAAAGAGGACGATGAGGATGACATCGATCTGTTCGGCAGCGATGAAGAGGTTGATGAAGAGGCAGAGAGGCTGAAAGAACAGCGGCTGCAGGAGTACGCGACCAAGAAAGCCAAAAAACCCGCTCTCATTGCCAAATCCTCTATCCTGTTGGACGTCAAACCT TGGGACGATGAGACCAACATGTCAACGCTGGAGGAGTGCGTGCGATCGGTACAGGTGGATGGGCTGCTGTGGGGGGCGTCTAAACTCGTTCCGGTCGGTTACGGCATCAAGAAGCTGCAGATCAACTGCGTGGTAGAGGACGATAAAGTCGGCACAGACTTCCTAGAGGAGGAGATCACCAAGTTTGAGGACTAC ATTCAGAGCGTGGACGTCGCGGCTTTCAACAAGATCTAA
- the si:ch211-221n20.8 gene encoding fibrillin-2: MSVTQALLLFVMLFVTDHLSTEPEQHEALKHTDTHNVTDADEITTISNFSQTSQQSPSPAGLVAGCRGNQVQSDGQNCSCAAGHRQDETDECKDVDECQQGDICGYHANCTNTPGSFLCSCLRGYLIGLKGCQDIDECVLAAVTGLRACGRRAECTNTPGSFICSCPLGFVLALDGQNCVDVDECNFEESCRRELGNLCVNTEGSYKCSCQHGFREAEATCADVDECVEQQNVCVGQGECENTLGSYRCVCQRGYRGNGTHCSDINECLSGDHGCDVNARCGNIIGSYFCQCQQGYSGDGHACYDVDECAQDNGLCEHNCTNWPGTHSCQCTTGYTLTHDLHNCTDVDECGVSNDTCEQFCMNTRGSFLCSCRHGYQLHIDGHSCVDIDECRLENGGCSHECTNTPGGHVCHCPSPLLLDHRNTTCVNVTSCALRNGGCDHICLLGSGGHVQCSCKAGWELSSDQRSCVDVDECLGFNGGCEQVCVNDAGAFSCGCRSGFELRKDEPTKCQPLCDPVCQNSGVCVSPNTCDCPPGYPGPGCSAMCSPPCAHGGSCMRWNTCLCPPGWTGDGCHTAVCYLPCGNGGRCVAPNTCQCPSDYTGPQCLIPLCSPPCVNGGRCVDINTCSCLDGWEGARCQIEPLKCAPSCKNGGVCVGLNRCQCVEGFTGQLCETALITPCVPPCHHEASCGPHNTCVCSKGTSGLRCEKLTCPVVTVVVSMARAVRKGFRESYVDRCGPLGVQLCTKYRINQARVYLQAYRVGYKIQCAESTKP; this comes from the exons aTGTCAGTCACACAGGCTCTGTTGTTGTTCGTGATGCTGTTTGTGACCGACCATCTCAGTACAGAACCAGAACAACATGAAGCTCTGAAACACACCGACACACACAACGTGACGGATGCG GATGAAATTACAACCATAAGCAACTTCAGTCAGACGTCACAGCAGTCGCCGTCCCCag CAGGATTGGTTGCTGGTTGCCGTGGTAACCAGGTTCAATCAGATGGTCAGAATTGCTCTTGTGCAGCAGGTCACCGTCAGGACGAGACAGACGAGTGcaaag ATGTTGATGAATGTCAGCAGGGTGACATTTGTGGTTACCATGCCAACTGCACGAACACACCCGGATCCTTCCTGTGCAGTTGTCTCCGTGGTTACCTGATTGGTCTGAAGGGATGTCAAG ACATAGATGAGTGTGTGTTAGCAGCAGTAACAGGCCTCCGGGCGTGTGGACGCAGGGCAGAGTGCACAAACACACCCGGATCTTTCATCTGTTCCTGTCCGCTGGGATTCGTGCTGGCGCTGGACGGGCAAAACTGCGTCG ACGTGGATGAGTGTAATTTCGAGGAGAGCTGTCGGCGGGAACTCGGGAACCTGTGTGTGAACACAGAAGGATCATACAAGTGTTCATGTCAACACGGATTCAGAGAGGCAGAAGCCACATGTGCAG ATGTTGATGAGTGTGTCGAGCAGCAGAACGTGTGTGTTGGACAAGGGGAATGTGAGAACACGCTGGGCAGTTACAGGTGTGTCTGTCAGCGGGGTTACCGTGGAAACGGCACCCACTGCTCAG ATATAAACGAGTGTTTGTCTGGAGATCATGGCTGTGATGTCAACGCTCGCTGCGGGAATATCATCGGCTCATATTTCTGTCAGTGTCAACAGGGATACAGCGGAGACGGACACGCCTGCTACG atgtAGACGAGTGTGCGCAGGATAATGGACTCTGTGAACACAACTGCACAAATTGGCCTGGAACACACAGCTGCCAATGCACTACAGGATACACACTTACACATGACCTACACAACTGTACAG ATGTGGACGAGTGTGGGGTCAGTAATGACACATGCGAACAGTTCTGTATGAACACGCGTGGATCATTCCTGTGCTCCTGTCGCCACGGATACCAGCTGCACATAGATGGACACAGCTGTGTGG ACATCGACGAGTGTAGACTAGAGAACGGAGGCTGTTCACATGAGTGCACAAATACCCCCGGGGGACATGTGTGTCACTGTCCTTCTCCTCTGCTTCTGGACCACCGCAACACAACCTGTGTCA ATGTGACCTCGTGTGCTCTGAGGAACGGTGGATGTGATCATATCTGCTTACTGGGCTCAGGCGGTCACGTTCAGTGCAGCTGCAAAGCAGGATGGGAGTTGAGCTCTGACCAAAGATCCTGCGTCG ATGTGGATGAGTGTTTGGGTTTTAATGGAGGATGTGAGCAGGTGTGTGTGAATGACGCGGGGGCTTTTAGCTGCGGCTGTCGCTCAGGGTTTGAGTTACGTAAAGATGAGCCCACAAAATGCCAAC CCTTGTGTGATCCTGTCTGTCAGAATTCAGGAGTGTGTGTCTCTCCGAACACATGTGACTGTCCGCCCGGTTACCCTGGGCCGGGATGCTCTG CCATGTGTTCTCCGCCCTGCGCTCATGGAGGTTCATGTATGAGGTGGAACACCTGCTTGTGTCCCCCAGGCTGGACAGGTGACGGCTGCCACACAG CGGTGTGTTATCTGCCGTGTGGTAATGGTGGACGGTGTGTCGCTCCAAACACCTGTCAGTGTCCCTCAGACTACACCGGACCTCAGTGTCTCATac ctctCTGCTCTCCACCGTGTGTTAATGGTGGCAGGTGTGTGGACATCAACACCTGCAGCTGTTTGGACGGTTGGGAAGGCGCTCGCTGTCAGATAG AACCCTTAAAATGTGCACCGTCGTGCAAGAACGGTGGGGTGTGTGTTGGCCTGAACAGATGTCAGTGTGTGGAAGGATTCACAGGACAGCTCTGCGAGACAG CTCTCATCACGCCATGTGTCCCGCCCTGCCATCACGAAGCCTCCTGTGGTCCTCACAACACCTGTGTGTGCTCGAAGGGAACCAGCGGATTACGCTGTGAGAAACT CACCTGTCCTGTGGTGACTGTGGTGGTCAGTATGGCTCGTGCGGTGCGTAAAGGCTTCAGAGAGAGTTACGTTGACCGCTGCGGACCCCTCGGTGTCCAACTCTGCACTAAATACAG GATAAATCAGGCACGTGTGTACCTGCAGGCATACAGGGTGGGCTACAAGATCCAGTGTGCAGAAAGCACAAAACCATGA